In Necator americanus strain Aroian chromosome IV, whole genome shotgun sequence, the following proteins share a genomic window:
- a CDS encoding hypothetical protein (NECATOR_CHRIV.G14925.T1), producing MTIVHYGGQGRPSLDNEDLERAVEANPEANARALAEDLGVHHTAVVRHLAEIGKVKKMSKWVPHELTEEQRLAHNGTCSNLLIRLKNKPFLSAL from the coding sequence ATGACTATCGTTCATTATGGGGGTCAGGGCAGGCCGTCGCTTGATAATGAAGATCTGGAGAGAGCCGTGGAAGCAAATCCGGAGGCTAACGCACGGGCGTTAGCAGAAGACCTCGGCGTACATCATACTGCAGTAGTTAGACATTTGGCGGAAATTGGCAAAGTGAAGAAGATGTCAAAGTGGGTGCCTCACGAGCTGACCGAAGAGCAGCGTCTGGCACATAACGGCACGTGTTCTAACCTTTTGATTCGGTTGAAAAATAAGCCTTTTCTTAGTGCATTATAA